The Salana multivorans genome window below encodes:
- the uvrB gene encoding excinuclease ABC subunit UvrB, translating into MRPVTDLQRTVAPFEVVSEYTPSGDQPTAIADLTERLRAGEKDIVLLGATGTGKSATTAWLVEQVQRPTLVMAPNKTLAAQLATEFRELLPNNAVEYFVSYYDYYQPEAYVPSSDTYIEKDSSINEEVERLRHSATNSLLTRRDVVVVASVSCIYGLGTPQEYVDRMVPLQVGQEIDRDVLLRRFVEMQYTRNDTSFQRGTFRVRGDTVEIIPVYEELAIRIEFFGDEVTSLASLNPLTGDVVRQEQHVYLFPASHYVAGAERMERAIGSIEEELEGRLRELEQGGRLLEAQRLRMRTTYDIEMMRQIGTCSGIENYSRHIDGREPGSAPNTLLDYFPEDFLLVIDESHQTVPQIGAMFEGDMSRKRTLVEHGFRLPSAMDNRPLRWEEFLERIGQTVYLSATPGPYELGQSDGFVEQVIRPTGLVDPEVVVKPTQGQIDDLLGEIRDRTDRDERVLVTTLTKKMAEDLTDYLLERGVKVAYLHSEVDTLKRIELLRDLRLGVFDVLVGINLLREGLDLPEVSLVAILDADKEGFLRSGTSLIQTIGRAARNVSGQVHMYADRITPSMAAAIEETNRRREKQVAYNVEHGIDPTPLRKKIVDITDQLAREDVDTAELLAGGYRQAQGKKGASHGLKAPGGKAGKGSAARDRLAGAAATDLAQLIQDLTDQMHAAAAELQFEVAARLRDEVSDLKKELRQMVAATA; encoded by the coding sequence ATGCGGCCCGTCACCGATCTCCAGCGCACCGTCGCCCCCTTCGAGGTGGTCTCGGAGTACACCCCGTCCGGCGACCAGCCCACCGCCATCGCCGACCTGACGGAACGGCTCAGGGCGGGGGAGAAGGACATCGTGCTGCTCGGCGCCACGGGAACCGGCAAGTCGGCGACGACGGCGTGGCTCGTCGAGCAGGTCCAGCGTCCGACGCTCGTCATGGCGCCGAACAAGACGCTGGCCGCGCAGCTCGCGACGGAGTTCCGCGAGCTGCTGCCGAACAACGCGGTCGAGTACTTCGTCTCCTACTACGACTACTACCAGCCCGAGGCCTACGTCCCGAGCTCGGACACCTACATCGAGAAGGACTCCTCCATCAACGAGGAGGTCGAGCGGCTGCGCCACTCGGCGACGAACTCGCTGCTGACGCGGCGGGACGTCGTGGTGGTCGCCTCCGTCTCCTGCATCTACGGCCTCGGCACGCCGCAGGAGTACGTCGACCGGATGGTCCCGCTCCAGGTGGGGCAGGAGATCGACCGGGACGTGCTGCTGCGCCGGTTCGTCGAGATGCAGTACACCCGCAACGACACCTCGTTCCAGCGTGGGACGTTCCGGGTCCGGGGGGACACGGTCGAGATCATCCCGGTCTACGAGGAGCTGGCGATCCGGATCGAGTTCTTCGGGGACGAGGTCACGTCGCTCGCCTCGCTCAACCCGCTGACGGGGGACGTGGTGCGGCAGGAGCAGCACGTCTACCTGTTCCCGGCCTCGCACTACGTGGCGGGCGCCGAGCGGATGGAGCGCGCGATCGGCTCGATCGAGGAGGAGCTCGAGGGACGGCTGCGCGAGCTGGAGCAGGGCGGCCGGCTGCTGGAGGCGCAGCGCCTGCGGATGCGGACGACGTACGACATCGAGATGATGCGCCAGATCGGCACCTGCTCGGGGATCGAGAACTACTCGCGGCACATCGACGGTCGCGAGCCCGGGTCCGCGCCCAACACGCTGCTCGACTACTTCCCCGAGGACTTCCTGCTCGTCATCGACGAGTCGCACCAGACCGTGCCCCAGATCGGGGCGATGTTCGAGGGCGACATGAGCCGCAAGCGGACGCTGGTCGAGCACGGCTTCCGGCTCCCGAGCGCGATGGACAACCGGCCGCTGCGCTGGGAGGAGTTCCTCGAGCGGATCGGTCAGACGGTCTACCTCTCGGCGACCCCCGGCCCGTACGAGCTCGGCCAGTCGGACGGGTTCGTCGAGCAGGTCATCCGGCCGACGGGCCTGGTCGACCCCGAGGTCGTCGTCAAGCCGACCCAGGGGCAGATCGACGACCTGCTCGGGGAGATCCGCGACCGGACGGACCGGGACGAGCGCGTCCTCGTCACGACGCTCACGAAGAAGATGGCCGAGGACCTCACGGACTACCTGCTGGAGCGCGGCGTCAAGGTCGCCTACCTGCACTCCGAGGTCGACACGCTCAAGCGGATCGAGCTGCTGCGCGACCTGCGCCTCGGCGTCTTCGACGTGCTCGTCGGCATCAACCTCCTGCGCGAGGGCCTCGACCTGCCGGAGGTGTCGCTCGTGGCGATCCTCGACGCGGACAAGGAGGGCTTCCTGCGCTCGGGGACCTCGCTCATCCAGACGATCGGACGTGCGGCCCGCAACGTGTCGGGCCAGGTCCACATGTACGCCGACCGGATCACGCCGTCGATGGCGGCGGCCATCGAGGAGACGAACCGTCGCCGCGAGAAGCAGGTCGCCTACAACGTCGAGCACGGCATCGACCCGACGCCGCTGCGCAAGAAGATCGTCGACATCACGGACCAGCTCGCGCGTGAGGACGTGGACACGGCGGAGCTCCTGGCCGGCGGCTACCGCCAGGCGCAGGGCAAGAAGGGCGCGAGCCACGGGCTCAAGGCGCCCGGCGGGAAGGCCGGCAAGGGCTCGGCGGCGCGGGACCGGCTGGCCGGTGCGGCCGCGACCGACCTCGCGCAGCTCATCCAGGACCTCACGGACCAGATGCACGCCGCCGCGGCGGAGCTGCAGTTCGAGGTGGCGGCCCGGCTGCGGGACGAGGTGTCCGACCTCAAGAAGGAGCTGCGGCAGATGGTCGCCGCCACGGCCTGA
- a CDS encoding TerC family protein yields MDVSLLAWVVTIGLIVAMLAVDLFGHVRKPHAPTLREAALWSIAYVAIAVVFGLVVWWLWGGEFGAEYFAGYVTEKSLSVDNLFVFVLIMGAFAVPRQNQQKVLFVGIILALVLRTVFILVGAELVNAWAWIFYIFGAFLIWTAIGQLRHTGQQDEAKETWLVRSVRRVFPVTDGFHGDRVWVRHDGRWHMTPMLLVMVAIGSADILFAIDSIPAIFGLTQEVFLIFAANAFSLLGLRQLFFLIDGLLDRLVYLNYGLAAILAFIGAKLVIHALHENEVPFINGGEPVHAIPEVSIAVSLTFIISVLVITTVASLLKSRSDARGRLTAGPGAGA; encoded by the coding sequence GTGGACGTTTCTCTCCTGGCATGGGTCGTGACGATCGGCCTCATCGTGGCGATGCTGGCCGTCGACCTCTTCGGACACGTCCGCAAGCCCCACGCGCCGACCCTGCGCGAGGCCGCGCTCTGGTCGATCGCCTACGTCGCGATCGCCGTCGTGTTCGGGCTCGTGGTCTGGTGGCTCTGGGGTGGCGAGTTCGGCGCCGAGTACTTCGCCGGCTACGTGACCGAGAAGAGCCTCTCGGTCGACAACCTCTTCGTGTTCGTCCTCATCATGGGCGCGTTCGCCGTCCCGCGGCAGAACCAGCAGAAGGTCCTGTTCGTCGGGATCATCCTCGCGCTCGTCCTGCGCACGGTCTTCATCCTCGTCGGTGCCGAGCTCGTCAACGCGTGGGCGTGGATCTTCTACATCTTCGGTGCGTTCCTCATCTGGACCGCCATCGGACAGCTGCGCCACACGGGTCAGCAGGACGAGGCCAAGGAGACCTGGCTGGTCCGTTCCGTGCGGCGGGTCTTCCCGGTGACGGACGGTTTCCACGGCGATCGCGTCTGGGTCCGGCACGACGGACGCTGGCACATGACGCCGATGCTGCTCGTCATGGTCGCGATCGGCAGCGCGGACATCCTGTTCGCGATCGACTCGATCCCGGCGATCTTCGGGCTCACGCAGGAGGTGTTCCTCATCTTCGCCGCGAACGCCTTCTCGCTGCTCGGCCTGCGCCAGCTCTTCTTCCTCATCGACGGCCTGCTCGACCGGCTCGTCTACCTCAACTACGGGCTCGCCGCGATCCTCGCCTTCATCGGCGCGAAGCTCGTCATCCACGCCCTGCACGAGAACGAGGTGCCGTTCATCAACGGCGGTGAGCCCGTGCACGCGATCCCCGAGGTCTCGATCGCGGTCTCCCTCACGTTCATCATCTCCGTCCTGGTCATCACGACGGTGGCGAGCCTGCTCAAGTCGCGCAGCGACGCGCGAGGACGGCTCACGGCTGGACCGGGGGCCGGCGCGTGA
- a CDS encoding TerC family protein: protein MSGTLPVWFEVASLVVITGVLVADLVIIGRRPHVPGFAESARWVGFYVALALVFAGLVYLVGGAQPATEFVAGWLTEYSLSLDNLFVFALILTAFAVPRELQQRTLMIGILIALGLRAVLIVAGAAVVDRFTWVFFVFGVILLVTAYGMLKGQDEEEEYKENATVRAVRRVMPVSEHYDGKSLTTRIDVEVPADQAPGQVSPFGTPASVADAPIARDVAPYDVTSSEATTGQPATGQPAAYETRRALTPMALVILALGTTDLLFALDSIPAIFGITSNPFIVFTTNLFALMGLRQLYFMLSGLMERLTYLKFGLAAILAFIGVKLVLHALHTNSLPFLNGGEPIEWGPEISTGASLVVIVACLGLAALASLVARRSPSGPPAPLR, encoded by the coding sequence GTGAGCGGCACGCTGCCGGTCTGGTTCGAGGTCGCGTCGCTCGTCGTCATCACGGGCGTCCTCGTCGCCGACCTCGTCATCATCGGGCGTCGGCCGCACGTGCCGGGCTTCGCCGAGAGCGCGCGCTGGGTCGGCTTCTACGTCGCGCTGGCGCTCGTCTTCGCGGGCCTCGTCTACCTCGTGGGCGGCGCCCAGCCGGCGACCGAGTTCGTCGCCGGCTGGCTCACCGAGTACTCGCTCTCGCTGGACAACCTCTTCGTGTTCGCGCTCATCCTCACGGCGTTCGCCGTGCCCCGCGAGCTGCAGCAGCGCACGCTCATGATCGGGATCCTCATCGCGCTCGGGCTGCGCGCCGTCCTCATCGTCGCCGGGGCGGCGGTCGTCGACCGGTTCACCTGGGTGTTCTTCGTCTTCGGCGTCATCCTGCTCGTCACGGCCTACGGGATGCTCAAGGGCCAGGACGAGGAGGAGGAGTACAAGGAGAACGCGACGGTCCGGGCCGTCCGGCGGGTCATGCCCGTGTCCGAGCACTACGACGGCAAGAGCCTCACGACGCGCATCGACGTCGAGGTCCCCGCCGACCAGGCCCCCGGCCAGGTCTCACCGTTCGGCACGCCCGCGTCCGTCGCGGACGCTCCGATCGCGCGGGACGTGGCGCCGTACGACGTGACCTCGTCCGAGGCCACCACCGGCCAGCCGGCCACCGGCCAGCCGGCGGCGTACGAGACGCGGCGCGCGCTCACACCCATGGCGCTCGTCATCCTCGCGCTCGGCACGACGGACCTGCTGTTCGCGCTCGACTCGATCCCGGCGATCTTCGGCATCACGTCGAACCCGTTCATCGTGTTCACGACGAACCTGTTCGCGCTCATGGGGCTGCGCCAGCTCTACTTCATGCTGAGCGGCCTCATGGAGCGGCTCACCTACCTGAAGTTCGGGCTCGCGGCGATCCTCGCGTTCATCGGCGTGAAGCTCGTCCTGCACGCGCTGCACACCAACTCGCTGCCCTTCCTCAACGGGGGAGAGCCGATCGAGTGGGGACCGGAGATCTCGACGGGGGCCTCGCTCGTCGTCATCGTCGCGTGCCTCGGGCTCGCGGCCCTCGCCTCGCTCGTCGCGCGACGCAGCCCGTCCGGCCCGCCCGCGCCGCTGCGCTGA
- a CDS encoding YciI family protein, protein MTDAAPAPLTYAVEYAYDASPEELAAVRPEHRAFLRALCDAGDLLASGPLPEDGGALLLVRAASDVAARDLLAADPFQVAGVVGSTTVRRWDPVIGPWA, encoded by the coding sequence ATGACCGACGCAGCTCCCGCGCCCCTGACCTACGCCGTCGAGTACGCCTACGACGCCTCGCCCGAGGAGCTCGCCGCCGTCCGGCCCGAGCACCGCGCGTTTCTCCGTGCGCTGTGCGACGCCGGGGACCTGCTGGCGTCCGGTCCCCTGCCCGAGGACGGCGGAGCGCTGCTGCTCGTGCGCGCCGCCTCCGACGTGGCCGCGCGCGACCTGCTCGCGGCCGACCCGTTCCAGGTCGCCGGCGTCGTCGGCTCGACGACGGTGCGTCGCTGGGACCCGGTCATCGGACCCTGGGCCTGA
- the uvrA gene encoding excinuclease ABC subunit UvrA: MSLIVSGAREHNLKNVSIELPRDQLVVFTGLSGSGKSSLAFDTIFAEGQRRYVESLSSYARQFLGQMDKPDVDFIEGLSPAVSIDQKSTNRNPRSTVGTITEVYDYLRLLFARAGTQFCPVCGEQVTSQTPQQIVDRLLELPDGTRFQVLAPVVRGRKGEYSELFRDLQSQGFARARVDGEVVTLTEAPALEKKLKHDIEVVVDRLVARSSAKQRITDSVETALRLADGLVVIEFVDVDAGAPGRERRFSEKRACPNDHVLALEEIEPRTFSFNAPYGACPECTGLGTRLEVDPDLIVPDDELTLAEGAIAPWAQTSAEYFARQLEALGKDLGFSTDVPWRALPERARTAILHGHDHEVKVRYRNRWGRERQYSTGFEGAIPFVQRRHAETESDWSRERYEGFMREVPCPACQGARLKPEVLAVKVDGHSIADVCNLAIAEAKAYLDGIELGERERVVAGAVLKEIHARLQFLLDVGLDYLTLSRPSATLSGGEAQRIRLATQIGSGLVGVLYVLDEPSIGLHQRDNRRLIETLSRLRDLGNTLIVVEHDEDTIRTADWIVDIGPGAGEHGGHVVHSGDLAGLLASEESVTGAYLSGRRHIPVPTTRRKTTKGRAITVHGARENNLRDVTVSFPVGVLTAVTGVSGSGKSTLVNSIFHTVLANELNGARRVAGRHRRVTGLEHVDKVVHVDQGPIGRTPRSNPATYTGVWDHVRRLFAETQEAKVRGYKPGRFSFNVKGGRCEACSGDGTIKIEMNFLPDVYVQCEVCHGARYNRETLEVRYKGRTVADVLDMPISEAAEFFAAVPAIARHLNTLVDVGLGYVRLGQSATTLSGGEAQRVKLASELQKRSSGRTVYVLDEPTTGLHFEDVRKLLEVLQGLVEKGNTVVVIEHNLDVVRSADWLIDMGPEGGSGGGTVVAEGTPEQVARVAESHTGAFLRDLLPEAERELSA, from the coding sequence GTGAGTCTCATCGTCTCCGGTGCCCGTGAGCACAACCTCAAGAACGTCTCGATCGAGCTGCCGCGCGACCAGCTCGTCGTGTTCACCGGGCTGTCCGGATCGGGCAAGTCCTCCCTGGCGTTCGACACGATCTTCGCCGAGGGACAGCGCCGCTACGTCGAGTCGCTGTCGTCCTACGCGCGCCAGTTCCTCGGCCAGATGGACAAGCCAGACGTCGACTTCATCGAGGGCCTCTCGCCGGCGGTCTCGATCGACCAGAAGTCGACGAACCGGAACCCGCGCTCGACGGTCGGGACCATCACCGAGGTCTACGACTACCTGCGCCTCCTCTTCGCGCGCGCCGGTACGCAGTTCTGCCCGGTGTGCGGCGAGCAGGTGACGTCGCAGACCCCGCAGCAGATCGTCGACCGGCTGCTCGAGCTGCCCGACGGCACCCGCTTCCAGGTGCTCGCCCCGGTCGTCCGCGGCCGCAAGGGCGAGTACTCGGAGCTGTTCCGCGACCTGCAGTCGCAGGGCTTCGCCCGCGCCCGGGTCGACGGCGAGGTCGTGACGCTCACCGAGGCGCCGGCCCTGGAGAAGAAGCTGAAGCACGACATCGAGGTCGTCGTCGACCGGCTCGTCGCTCGCTCGAGCGCGAAGCAGCGGATCACCGACTCGGTCGAGACGGCGCTGCGGCTGGCCGACGGCCTCGTCGTCATCGAGTTCGTCGACGTCGACGCCGGTGCGCCCGGGCGGGAGCGCCGCTTCTCGGAGAAGCGCGCCTGCCCCAACGACCACGTGCTCGCGCTCGAGGAGATCGAGCCGCGCACCTTCTCCTTCAACGCGCCCTACGGCGCGTGCCCCGAGTGCACGGGCCTCGGCACCCGCCTCGAGGTGGACCCGGACCTCATCGTCCCCGACGACGAGCTGACGCTGGCCGAGGGCGCGATCGCGCCGTGGGCGCAGACGTCGGCGGAGTACTTCGCGCGTCAGCTCGAGGCGCTCGGCAAGGACCTCGGGTTCAGCACCGACGTGCCGTGGCGCGCGCTTCCCGAGCGCGCGCGCACGGCGATCCTGCACGGTCACGACCACGAGGTGAAGGTCCGCTACCGCAACCGCTGGGGCCGTGAGCGGCAGTACTCGACCGGGTTCGAGGGCGCCATCCCGTTCGTCCAGCGTCGGCACGCGGAGACGGAGTCGGACTGGTCGCGCGAGCGCTACGAGGGCTTCATGCGCGAGGTGCCGTGCCCGGCCTGCCAGGGTGCTCGGCTCAAGCCCGAGGTCCTCGCGGTCAAGGTCGACGGCCACTCGATCGCCGACGTCTGCAACCTGGCGATCGCCGAGGCCAAGGCGTACCTCGACGGGATCGAGCTGGGCGAGCGCGAGCGGGTCGTCGCCGGCGCCGTGCTCAAGGAGATCCACGCGCGGCTGCAGTTCCTGCTCGACGTCGGGCTCGACTACCTCACGCTCTCGCGACCCTCGGCCACCCTGTCCGGCGGCGAGGCCCAGCGCATCCGTCTGGCGACGCAGATCGGGTCGGGCCTCGTCGGCGTGCTCTACGTGCTCGACGAGCCGAGCATCGGCCTGCACCAGCGCGACAACCGCCGGCTGATCGAGACGCTGAGCCGGCTGCGCGACCTGGGCAACACGCTCATCGTGGTCGAGCACGACGAGGACACCATCCGCACGGCGGACTGGATCGTCGACATCGGTCCGGGTGCCGGGGAGCACGGCGGGCACGTCGTCCACTCCGGTGACCTCGCGGGGCTGCTCGCGTCGGAGGAGTCGGTCACGGGCGCCTACCTGTCCGGCCGCCGGCACATCCCGGTCCCGACGACGCGCCGCAAGACGACCAAGGGCCGGGCCATCACGGTGCACGGTGCCCGCGAGAACAACCTGCGGGACGTCACGGTGTCGTTCCCGGTCGGTGTGCTCACGGCCGTCACCGGCGTCTCCGGCTCCGGCAAGTCGACGCTGGTCAACTCGATCTTCCACACCGTGCTCGCCAACGAGCTGAACGGCGCGCGCCGGGTCGCGGGACGACACCGCCGCGTCACGGGTCTCGAGCACGTCGACAAGGTGGTCCACGTCGACCAGGGACCGATCGGCCGCACCCCGCGGTCGAACCCGGCGACGTACACGGGCGTGTGGGACCACGTGCGCCGGCTGTTCGCCGAGACGCAGGAGGCGAAGGTCCGCGGGTACAAGCCCGGCCGGTTCTCGTTCAACGTCAAGGGCGGGCGCTGCGAGGCGTGCTCCGGCGACGGCACGATCAAGATCGAGATGAACTTCCTCCCGGACGTCTACGTCCAGTGCGAGGTCTGCCACGGCGCCCGGTACAACCGGGAGACGCTCGAGGTGCGGTACAAGGGCAGGACGGTCGCCGACGTGCTCGACATGCCGATCTCGGAGGCCGCGGAGTTCTTCGCGGCCGTCCCGGCGATCGCGCGCCACCTCAACACGCTCGTCGACGTCGGGCTGGGCTACGTCCGGCTGGGTCAGAGCGCGACGACGCTCTCCGGCGGCGAGGCGCAGCGCGTCAAGCTCGCCTCCGAGCTGCAGAAGCGGTCGAGCGGCCGCACGGTCTACGTGCTCGACGAGCCGACGACCGGGCTGCACTTCGAGGACGTGCGCAAGCTGCTCGAGGTGCTCCAGGGGCTCGTCGAGAAGGGCAACACGGTGGTCGTCATCGAGCACAACCTCGACGTCGTCCGCAGCGCCGACTGGCTCATCGACATGGGCCCCGAGGGCGGCTCCGGCGGTGGGACCGTCGTCGCCGAGGGCACGCCGGAGCAGGTGGCGCGGGTGGCCGAGAGTCACACCGGCGCCTTCCTGCGCGACCTCCTGCCGGAGGCCGAGCGCGAGCTGAGCGCCTGA
- a CDS encoding alpha/beta hydrolase, giving the protein MNERDRDPGRPMDEDEAGHVRVIEAPRGGTNVFVHLGVPYVTRDGRTLHLQIIQPSGDAAMVGWDEAFAGRYPCLVFVQGSGWGPQALGAGLWPLCRLAERGYVVAVVEYRPSSVAPHPAQVHDAKAAVRWLRRRADRYGIDPDRLSIAGDSSGGQVALLLHATDGTAELDDRPDALPLALRSAVAFYPPTDLTTMEQDDAVRDMLGGRPSEVPDVALDASPASHLDARPRGPVLLVHGTADDVVPHAHSLDYARELRRHGQRVQVVLVEGAGHGIWPSTFGPEVIDAVEEHLRSS; this is encoded by the coding sequence GTGAACGAGCGCGACCGCGACCCCGGACGACCCATGGACGAGGACGAGGCGGGCCACGTCCGCGTGATCGAGGCCCCGCGGGGCGGCACGAACGTCTTCGTCCACCTCGGTGTCCCGTACGTCACGCGCGACGGCCGGACGCTGCACCTGCAGATCATCCAGCCGAGCGGCGATGCCGCCATGGTCGGCTGGGACGAGGCGTTCGCCGGCCGCTACCCCTGCCTCGTCTTCGTCCAGGGCTCCGGCTGGGGACCGCAGGCGCTCGGCGCGGGCCTCTGGCCCCTCTGCCGGCTCGCCGAGCGCGGGTACGTCGTCGCCGTCGTCGAGTACCGCCCCTCGTCCGTCGCGCCGCACCCGGCCCAGGTGCACGACGCCAAGGCGGCGGTCCGCTGGTTGCGCCGGCGCGCCGATCGGTACGGCATCGACCCCGACCGGCTCAGCATCGCCGGCGACTCCTCGGGCGGCCAGGTCGCGCTGCTCCTGCACGCGACCGACGGCACCGCCGAGCTGGACGACCGCCCGGACGCACTCCCGCTCGCCCTGCGGAGCGCGGTCGCGTTCTACCCGCCGACCGACCTGACGACGATGGAGCAGGACGACGCCGTGCGCGACATGCTCGGCGGACGCCCCAGCGAGGTGCCGGACGTGGCCCTCGACGCGAGTCCGGCCAGCCACCTCGACGCCCGGCCGCGCGGGCCTGTCCTGCTCGTCCACGGGACGGCCGACGACGTGGTGCCGCACGCGCACAGCCTCGACTACGCACGCGAGCTGCGCCGGCACGGCCAGCGCGTCCAGGTCGTCCTCGTCGAGGGCGCCGGGCACGGCATCTGGCCCTCGACGTTCGGGCCCGAGGTCATCGACGCGGTCGAGGAGCACCTGCGGTCGAGCTAG